The Terriglobales bacterium genome contains a region encoding:
- the argH gene encoding argininosuccinate lyase, whose translation MWSGRFRRPLNPDFEQWQRSFPFDKRLLPQEIAASSAHARALARAGVLSAAELKSLLEALDHIKHAAVSDPQFVQDSEAEDVHHFLERRLVELAGEVGLKLHTGRSRNEQIATDLRLFVRDAIDELQSKLVEFVEAIAEKATAAGNAAMPAHTHLQAAEPVLVAHWLLTYAEMLLRDHSRLGDCRARLNFCPLGSGAVAGATLTLDREGMAAELGFTAPTFNSIDATSDRDFAIEFAQAASILGIHLSRWAEETILFSTREFGFVRLPETYSTGSSAMPQKMNPDALELVRGKAGRLAGAATTLLMTVKGLPLAYNKDLQETQEPVFDAADTSLQCVKTAIGVMRDCEFDFTRMGAAAECGFMNAMAAATYLSSKGVPFRSAHEVIGKAVSFCLDRGCELSDVTLDELKQFSPAFDQDFYSAATLDAVLGCHDVQGGTNPARVRAALVHLDERVRALQEALHAHA comes from the coding sequence ATGTGGTCAGGCCGGTTCCGCCGGCCGTTGAATCCGGACTTCGAGCAGTGGCAGCGGTCGTTTCCGTTCGACAAACGACTTCTCCCGCAGGAGATCGCCGCCAGCAGCGCGCACGCACGTGCGCTCGCGCGCGCAGGTGTGCTCTCCGCCGCGGAGCTGAAATCGCTGCTGGAGGCGCTGGACCACATCAAGCACGCGGCGGTGAGCGATCCGCAATTCGTACAGGACAGCGAGGCTGAGGATGTTCATCACTTTCTCGAGCGTCGTCTGGTCGAGCTTGCCGGTGAAGTTGGACTCAAGCTGCACACTGGCCGCAGCCGAAACGAGCAGATCGCGACCGACCTGCGCCTGTTTGTGCGTGACGCCATCGACGAGCTTCAGAGCAAGCTGGTTGAGTTTGTCGAAGCGATTGCCGAGAAGGCGACAGCAGCAGGCAATGCCGCGATGCCGGCGCACACGCACTTGCAAGCGGCTGAGCCGGTACTAGTCGCTCATTGGCTGCTGACGTACGCCGAAATGCTGTTGCGCGATCACTCGCGCCTCGGTGACTGCCGCGCGCGCTTGAACTTCTGTCCGCTCGGTTCCGGTGCAGTCGCGGGAGCGACGCTTACGCTCGACCGCGAAGGCATGGCTGCGGAACTCGGCTTCACGGCTCCCACTTTCAACAGCATCGACGCGACCAGCGATCGTGATTTCGCCATCGAGTTCGCGCAGGCTGCTTCCATTTTGGGAATTCATCTGAGCCGCTGGGCGGAGGAGACGATCCTTTTCTCCACTCGCGAGTTCGGATTCGTGCGCTTGCCCGAAACGTACTCGACCGGCAGCAGCGCCATGCCGCAGAAGATGAATCCTGATGCGCTGGAGCTGGTCCGTGGTAAAGCCGGACGGCTGGCAGGAGCTGCGACAACGCTGCTTATGACTGTTAAAGGCCTGCCGCTCGCCTACAACAAAGATCTGCAGGAAACGCAGGAACCGGTCTTCGATGCCGCTGATACTTCATTGCAGTGCGTGAAAACGGCAATCGGCGTTATGCGCGACTGCGAGTTTGATTTTACGCGCATGGGCGCAGCAGCCGAGTGCGGATTCATGAACGCTATGGCTGCGGCAACGTATCTGTCATCAAAAGGAGTTCCATTTCGGTCTGCTCATGAGGTTATTGGCAAAGCAGTCAGCTTTTGCCTGGATCGTGGCTGCGAATTATCTGATGTGACGCTCGACGAGCTCAAGCAGTTCAGTCCAGCGTTTGATCAGGATTTCTATTCCGCCGCCACTCTCGATGCCGTCCTGGGTTGTCATGATGTTCAGGGCGGCACTAACCCCGCGCGCGTGCGCGCGGCGCTAGTTCATCTCGATGAGCGCGTTCGCGCGCTTCAGGAGGCACTCCATGCTCACGCGTAG
- a CDS encoding type II toxin-antitoxin system Phd/YefM family antitoxin gives MREIDEAEAATRFSAILDDVCQGEEILITRNSKSIARLVPTIRKAQTSNAEEAMVRIRKRAEALKLGPFDWEKWKSERDVGRR, from the coding sequence ATGCGAGAGATTGATGAGGCAGAAGCTGCAACGAGGTTCTCGGCGATTCTGGATGACGTTTGCCAAGGCGAGGAGATACTGATTACTCGCAATAGCAAATCAATCGCGCGGCTGGTGCCCACTATTCGAAAGGCGCAGACGAGTAATGCTGAGGAAGCGATGGTACGCATTCGAAAGCGAGCCGAGGCACTGAAACTCGGCCCGTTTGACTGGGAGAAGTGGAAATCGGAGCGCGACGTCGGCCGTAGATGA
- the leuB gene encoding 3-isopropylmalate dehydrogenase, with protein sequence MRLKVAVLPGDGIGPEVMQVAVKLLRTLADIGGFELQTQEYPIGGAAIDATGFPLPKTTLDECLDSDAVLLGAVGGSKWDKLPQDRRPEAGLLQLRIGLGGFANLRPAIAYNALTECSPLRPTIVAGANVLFVRELLGGLYFGEPRGCDASGARSAWNTMRYSEAEIERVARVSFELAKQRCFKLTSVDKANVLETSQLWRSVVTRVAEAYPEVSLEHVYVDAFAMHLVSNPRRFDVVLTENLFGDILSDEAAAITGSLGMLPSASVGGAVNLYEPVHGSAPDIAGKNIANPLGAIASVAMMLRHTFAMHREAEEVELAIRSVLEQGYRTSDIHRAPTEQQVSTTEMGSLVEEALAGAVIRRQAYHAV encoded by the coding sequence ATGAGATTGAAAGTCGCAGTTTTGCCGGGAGATGGAATCGGTCCTGAAGTTATGCAGGTAGCCGTCAAGCTGCTGCGTACGTTGGCAGATATCGGCGGCTTTGAACTCCAGACCCAGGAGTATCCGATTGGCGGTGCCGCGATCGACGCAACCGGCTTTCCACTTCCCAAAACGACACTCGATGAATGTCTCGACAGCGACGCCGTGCTACTCGGCGCTGTAGGCGGTTCGAAGTGGGACAAGCTTCCACAGGACCGTCGTCCCGAGGCAGGATTGCTGCAGTTGCGCATCGGGCTTGGCGGCTTTGCCAATCTACGTCCGGCCATTGCGTATAACGCTTTGACCGAGTGCTCTCCTCTTCGCCCAACGATTGTTGCCGGAGCGAACGTACTGTTTGTCCGCGAACTTCTCGGCGGCCTCTATTTTGGTGAGCCGCGCGGTTGTGATGCATCTGGTGCGCGCTCGGCATGGAATACCATGCGCTACAGCGAGGCGGAGATCGAACGTGTCGCACGTGTTTCTTTCGAGCTGGCAAAGCAACGCTGCTTCAAATTGACATCGGTGGATAAGGCCAACGTATTGGAAACGTCCCAGCTTTGGCGGAGCGTGGTCACTCGCGTTGCGGAGGCGTATCCGGAAGTCTCACTTGAACACGTGTATGTCGATGCATTTGCAATGCATCTGGTCTCGAATCCGCGGCGATTTGATGTAGTGCTTACAGAAAATTTGTTCGGCGACATTCTTTCAGACGAAGCCGCCGCCATTACGGGCTCGCTTGGGATGCTCCCCTCGGCCAGTGTTGGCGGGGCGGTGAATCTGTATGAGCCAGTACATGGTTCCGCTCCCGACATTGCTGGAAAGAACATTGCGAATCCGCTTGGCGCAATTGCGTCGGTCGCGATGATGCTGCGTCATACCTTTGCTATGCACCGCGAGGCAGAGGAGGTCGAACTGGCGATTCGTTCCGTTCTGGAACAGGGATATCGCACGTCAGACATTCATCGTGCGCCAACTGAGCAGCAGGTCTCGACGACCGAAATGGGAAGCCTGGTGGAAGAGGCGCTTGCAGGGGCGGTGATTCGGCGTCAGGCGTATCACGCGGTATAG
- a CDS encoding argininosuccinate synthase: protein MPEKVVLAYSGGLDTSIIIPWLKENYSYDVIAMVAGVGQGEDLDAVVAKAKKTGASRVVVRDMREEFLTDYVFPAIAAGAVYEHKYLLGTSLARPVIAKHQVEVALQENATAVAHGCTGKGNDQVRFEHAYQALAPQLKVIAPWREWDLKSREDCLAYAESRGIPVAASREKIHSRDRNLLHISHEGGELEDPTNAPLETTWQWTNSPQEAPNEAEQVEIGFAQGVPVSVNGKSLSPVALLEKLNDIGAKHGVGRVDLVENRFVGIKSRGCYETPGGTLLLTAHRELEALCLDRDLMHFKQHLALKYAELVYFGLWFTPLRESLDAFVTSTQKDVTGTVGLSLYKGNVSVTSRKSEYSLYRTDLSSFTMGESYDQKDAAGFIRILGLPARSRAILRKQTPEEEAVSA from the coding sequence ATGCCTGAGAAAGTAGTACTCGCATATTCAGGGGGCCTCGACACCTCCATCATCATTCCCTGGCTCAAGGAGAACTACTCCTACGACGTAATCGCCATGGTCGCTGGCGTCGGCCAGGGCGAGGACCTCGACGCCGTTGTCGCCAAAGCGAAGAAGACCGGCGCATCGAGGGTCGTGGTGCGTGACATGCGCGAGGAGTTCCTCACCGATTACGTCTTCCCAGCGATCGCTGCTGGAGCGGTGTACGAGCACAAGTATCTGCTCGGAACTTCGCTTGCGCGTCCTGTGATCGCGAAGCATCAGGTAGAAGTTGCACTGCAGGAGAATGCCACCGCAGTCGCTCATGGCTGTACCGGGAAGGGAAACGATCAGGTACGCTTCGAGCACGCGTATCAGGCTCTCGCTCCGCAGCTCAAGGTCATCGCTCCGTGGCGCGAATGGGATCTGAAGTCGCGTGAAGACTGCCTCGCGTATGCCGAGAGCCGCGGTATTCCTGTGGCTGCGAGCCGCGAGAAGATCCACAGCCGCGACCGCAACCTGCTGCACATCAGCCACGAAGGCGGAGAGCTGGAAGATCCGACCAATGCGCCGCTCGAGACAACGTGGCAGTGGACCAACTCTCCGCAAGAAGCGCCGAACGAGGCCGAGCAGGTTGAGATCGGCTTCGCTCAGGGCGTTCCCGTTTCGGTAAACGGCAAGAGCCTGTCACCGGTCGCGCTGCTGGAAAAATTGAACGACATCGGAGCCAAGCACGGTGTTGGCCGCGTCGATCTCGTCGAAAACCGTTTTGTTGGTATCAAATCGCGCGGCTGCTATGAAACGCCTGGCGGCACGCTGTTGCTGACTGCTCATCGCGAGCTCGAAGCGCTCTGCCTTGATCGCGATCTCATGCACTTCAAGCAGCACCTCGCGCTCAAGTACGCCGAGCTGGTTTACTTCGGCCTCTGGTTCACGCCTTTGCGCGAATCGCTAGATGCCTTCGTGACCAGCACACAGAAGGACGTCACTGGCACGGTCGGGCTAAGCCTCTACAAAGGCAATGTCTCGGTCACGAGCCGCAAATCGGAGTACTCGCTCTATCGCACCGATCTGTCATCGTTCACGATGGGCGAGAGCTACGACCAGAAGGACGCGGCCGGATTCATCCGTATCCTTGGCCTGCCGGCGCGCTCGCGTGCGATCCTGCGCAAGCAGACTCCAGAAGAAGAGGCGGTCTCGGCGTGA
- the leuC gene encoding 3-isopropylmalate dehydratase large subunit, producing the protein MPKTLFEKLWERHVVRQNDDGRALLYIDLHLVHEVTSPQAFEGLRLNGLRLRRPELTVATVDHNVPTTANRAVIADPIAAQQIETLRRNCRDFGVRFFDIDAAEQGIVHVIGPELGLTQPGMTIVCGDSHTSTHGAFGALAFGIGTSEVEHVMATQCLWQKKPKTMQIVVDGELPLGATAKDIVLGIIGRIGSDGATGYVIEYRGSAIRALSMEGRMTICNMSIEAGARAGMIAPDETTFNYVRGRRFAPKNFDRAVEHWQTLRTDEGAPFDRTVTIDAATLEPYVTWGTNPGMVAPITGRVPDPNAAQSEADRAATARALEYMDLKPGTAMQDIAVDRVFIGSCTNARIEDLRIAAEYARGYRVHPRVQAMVVPGSQQVKRAAEAEGLDRIFRAAGFDWRESGCSMCLGMNPDILKPGERCASTSNRNFEGRQGRGGRTHLVSPQMAAAAAITGHFTDVRKWQFKEAQSA; encoded by the coding sequence ATGCCCAAAACTTTATTTGAAAAACTTTGGGAGCGGCACGTCGTTCGGCAGAACGATGACGGACGCGCTCTGCTCTACATTGACCTGCATCTCGTGCACGAAGTCACCTCGCCGCAGGCTTTTGAAGGACTGCGATTGAATGGACTCCGTTTGCGCCGCCCGGAACTGACAGTGGCCACAGTCGATCACAACGTTCCCACGACAGCGAACCGAGCTGTCATCGCCGATCCGATCGCTGCGCAGCAGATCGAAACGCTGCGGCGCAATTGCCGCGATTTCGGCGTTCGTTTCTTCGATATCGACGCGGCAGAGCAGGGGATTGTTCACGTGATCGGCCCGGAATTGGGACTCACGCAGCCGGGCATGACGATCGTCTGCGGCGATAGCCATACCAGCACTCACGGCGCATTCGGGGCGCTGGCTTTCGGAATTGGGACCTCTGAAGTCGAGCACGTCATGGCTACGCAGTGTCTTTGGCAGAAGAAGCCAAAGACGATGCAGATCGTTGTTGACGGCGAGTTGCCGCTGGGTGCGACTGCGAAAGACATCGTTCTCGGCATCATCGGACGCATCGGCTCGGACGGCGCGACTGGGTACGTGATCGAATACCGTGGCTCCGCGATCCGCGCGCTCTCGATGGAAGGCCGCATGACGATCTGCAACATGAGCATTGAGGCTGGTGCGCGCGCCGGCATGATCGCTCCCGACGAGACCACTTTCAACTACGTGCGTGGACGCCGATTCGCTCCAAAGAACTTCGACAGGGCCGTCGAGCATTGGCAAACGTTGCGCACAGATGAGGGCGCGCCGTTTGATCGAACGGTCACTATCGACGCCGCGACACTGGAGCCTTACGTGACGTGGGGGACCAATCCGGGAATGGTCGCTCCCATCACAGGACGCGTTCCCGACCCGAACGCCGCGCAATCGGAAGCTGATCGTGCGGCGACAGCTCGGGCACTCGAATACATGGATCTGAAGCCGGGCACAGCAATGCAGGACATTGCGGTCGATCGCGTTTTTATCGGCTCATGCACGAACGCTCGTATCGAAGACCTCCGCATTGCAGCCGAATATGCGCGCGGATATCGTGTGCATCCCCGCGTGCAAGCCATGGTCGTTCCGGGGTCGCAACAGGTAAAGCGCGCCGCCGAAGCGGAAGGGCTCGACCGCATCTTCCGCGCTGCCGGCTTCGACTGGCGAGAGTCCGGCTGCTCGATGTGCCTTGGCATGAATCCGGACATCCTCAAGCCGGGCGAACGCTGTGCTTCCACCAGCAATCGAAACTTCGAAGGACGCCAGGGACGCGGAGGCCGCACCCATCTCGTCAGTCCACAGATGGCTGCGGCAGCGGCGATCACCGGACACTTTACTGACGTCCGCAAGTGGCAGTTCAAGGAGGCGCAGTCGGCATGA
- the leuD gene encoding 3-isopropylmalate dehydratase small subunit, producing MKPFREHTGVVAPLDRSNVDTDQIIPKQFLKRIERTGYGEFLFYDWRYTPEGKPQPDFLLNKPEYSGASILVAEKNFGCGSSREHAAWALLDYGFRVVIAPTFADIFHTNAGNNGILLVKLSEAQVDDLLQRAKRTPGYKLHVSLVDKIVKDDQGFSAKFDIDDFRRTCLLEGLDEIGLTLKHDAEIAAFEQLRAERAW from the coding sequence ATGAAACCATTTCGGGAACACACCGGAGTCGTAGCTCCACTCGACCGCAGCAACGTCGATACCGATCAAATCATCCCTAAGCAATTCCTGAAACGGATCGAGCGGACAGGCTACGGCGAGTTTCTCTTTTACGACTGGCGCTACACGCCTGAAGGCAAACCTCAGCCCGACTTTCTCCTGAACAAGCCCGAGTATTCAGGCGCGTCGATTCTGGTTGCGGAGAAGAACTTCGGTTGCGGTTCTTCACGCGAGCATGCTGCATGGGCTCTGCTCGACTACGGTTTTCGGGTGGTGATCGCGCCTACGTTTGCGGATATCTTCCATACCAACGCCGGTAACAACGGCATTCTGCTCGTCAAGTTGTCGGAGGCTCAGGTCGACGACCTGCTGCAGCGCGCAAAGCGCACGCCGGGATACAAACTCCATGTCTCGCTAGTCGACAAAATCGTAAAGGATGACCAGGGGTTCTCAGCCAAGTTCGATATCGACGATTTCCGGCGCACTTGCCTGCTCGAAGGACTCGACGAAATCGGCCTCACCCTCAAACACGACGCCGAAATAGCAGCTTTCGAGCAACTTCGCGCGGAACGAGCCTGGTAA
- a CDS encoding YihY/virulence factor BrkB family protein produces the protein MKETRPSQWKFGGLTPLSLGKQVGKSVSEDDLSGQSAELAYYFFLALFPLLIFLISVLGYFAAAGTQIRTDLMANLARAVPSSASELVQKTLNEVIKARGSGKVIIGALAALWSASSGMSAVIDTLNRAYHVKETRSYVRQKLTSIGLTIASSALVIFAIVLVTYGGKLADVVAAHVGIGVALVYLWKIVQWPVLLGAMLLAFALVYYFGPNLEEPHWTWISPGAGAGLVIWLAASFAVRVYLHFFNSYSNTYGSLAGVAILMLWLYVSGFALLLGGEVNSAIAHAEIEKAKQEERDKQRAQEFQKDLQAA, from the coding sequence ATGAAAGAGACCAGACCTTCACAATGGAAGTTCGGCGGACTCACGCCGCTTAGCCTGGGTAAGCAGGTTGGAAAGAGCGTCTCAGAAGACGACCTCTCAGGACAATCAGCAGAGCTGGCCTACTACTTCTTTCTCGCCCTCTTTCCGCTGCTGATCTTCCTTATCTCCGTCCTCGGCTATTTCGCCGCGGCAGGCACGCAAATTCGTACCGATCTTATGGCAAATCTCGCCCGCGCGGTGCCATCCTCGGCCAGCGAATTGGTTCAGAAAACGTTGAATGAAGTAATCAAAGCTCGGGGAAGCGGAAAAGTAATCATTGGCGCGCTGGCTGCGCTCTGGTCGGCATCGAGCGGCATGAGCGCGGTCATTGACACCCTCAACCGCGCTTATCACGTAAAAGAAACACGTTCGTACGTCCGTCAGAAGTTGACGTCGATCGGGCTGACCATCGCTTCTTCGGCTCTGGTTATCTTCGCCATCGTGCTCGTGACGTATGGCGGCAAGCTGGCAGACGTGGTTGCCGCTCACGTAGGAATCGGCGTCGCGCTGGTGTATCTCTGGAAAATCGTGCAATGGCCGGTCTTGCTCGGAGCCATGCTGCTGGCCTTCGCCCTTGTGTACTATTTTGGGCCGAACCTGGAAGAGCCACACTGGACATGGATCTCGCCAGGTGCGGGCGCAGGTTTGGTCATCTGGTTGGCAGCGTCATTCGCGGTGCGCGTGTACCTGCACTTCTTCAACTCCTACAGCAACACCTACGGCTCTCTAGCGGGAGTCGCGATTCTGATGCTCTGGCTCTATGTCTCCGGATTCGCTCTCCTCCTGGGCGGAGAGGTGAACTCGGCAATCGCGCACGCCGAGATTGAAAAAGCCAAGCAGGAGGAACGAGACAAACAGCGAGCCCAGGAATTTCAGAAAGACTTGCAGGCTGCGTAA
- a CDS encoding 2-isopropylmalate synthase — protein MERITIFDTTLRDGEQSPGCSMNIPEKLRMAQTLDALGVDILEAGFPIASDGDFSAVQLIAREIRRPTIAALARCKKEDVERAGEALQDSERSRIHLFLATSDIHLEYKLKISREECVKQAREGVSLARTLVDEVEFSPEDATRSEFDFLCEVIETAIECGATTINIPDTVGYTLPAEYGALIASLRTKVSSMDKAVLSVHCHDDLGLAVANTIAGIDGGARQVECTINGIGERAGNAALEEVVMAMRVRSDRMPYETAINTRLLYAASQQLARTISFGPQPNKPIVGENAFAHAAGIHQHGVLSNPLCYEIMTPESVGAPGTKLVLGKHSGRHALKARYSELGYELSSAELQETYLRFIELADRKKSVYDQDLLALLPADRRSMRANVSAGQAAQAV, from the coding sequence ATGGAACGAATCACGATCTTCGACACGACGTTGCGCGACGGCGAGCAATCCCCTGGATGCAGCATGAACATCCCCGAGAAGTTGCGGATGGCACAGACACTCGATGCTCTCGGTGTGGACATCCTCGAAGCCGGATTCCCAATCGCCTCCGATGGCGACTTTTCCGCCGTGCAACTGATCGCGCGCGAGATTCGTCGACCCACGATCGCCGCGCTAGCCCGTTGCAAGAAAGAAGACGTGGAGCGTGCGGGCGAAGCTCTACAGGATTCCGAGCGCAGCCGCATCCATCTGTTCCTTGCTACCTCCGACATCCATCTCGAGTACAAGCTGAAGATCTCGCGTGAAGAATGCGTGAAGCAGGCGCGCGAGGGCGTGTCTTTGGCCAGGACTCTGGTGGATGAGGTCGAGTTCTCGCCCGAGGACGCGACACGTTCGGAATTCGACTTTCTATGCGAAGTCATCGAAACGGCGATTGAATGCGGAGCGACGACCATCAACATTCCCGATACGGTCGGCTACACGCTGCCTGCAGAGTACGGAGCGCTGATCGCGAGTCTCCGAACCAAGGTCAGCAGCATGGATAAAGCCGTACTCTCCGTGCACTGCCATGACGATCTAGGGCTGGCGGTCGCGAATACCATTGCGGGAATCGACGGCGGCGCGCGGCAGGTGGAGTGCACAATCAACGGCATTGGCGAGCGCGCAGGCAACGCGGCGCTGGAAGAAGTCGTGATGGCAATGCGCGTTCGCTCCGATCGTATGCCGTATGAGACCGCGATCAATACCAGGCTGCTCTATGCAGCCAGCCAGCAGCTTGCGCGGACGATCAGCTTCGGACCGCAGCCTAACAAGCCCATTGTGGGAGAGAATGCCTTTGCGCACGCGGCCGGCATTCATCAGCACGGTGTTCTTTCCAACCCACTCTGCTACGAAATCATGACGCCGGAATCAGTCGGCGCTCCGGGAACCAAGCTGGTTCTTGGCAAACACTCGGGACGGCACGCGCTCAAAGCACGTTATTCCGAATTGGGATATGAGCTCAGCTCGGCCGAATTGCAGGAAACATACCTTCGCTTCATCGAGCTGGCAGACCGCAAGAAGAGCGTTTATGACCAGGATCTACTTGCGTTGCTGCCCGCGGATCGTAGATCTATGCGCGCCAATGTATCCGCAGGTCAGGCAGCTCAGGCAGTGTAA
- a CDS encoding N-acetyltransferase, which produces MLTRRAILPDVEQIHKLIANYSPDGTLLPRTLAELSENVRDFTVVEEDGEIIACGALHFYGRHLTEIRSIAVSPEHKGKGAGRVLIEALLEEAEHHKIRCVCLFTRIPEFFAKFGFDYASREVLPDKIYKDCLKCPRLHACDEVAMYRGSLPKVAPVKLEDIQVPLHALRA; this is translated from the coding sequence ATGCTCACGCGTAGAGCGATCCTGCCGGATGTTGAGCAGATCCATAAACTCATCGCGAATTACTCACCTGACGGCACGCTGCTGCCGCGCACCCTTGCCGAGCTTTCGGAAAACGTGCGCGATTTCACTGTCGTCGAAGAAGACGGCGAGATCATCGCCTGTGGCGCGCTGCACTTCTATGGCCGCCACCTCACTGAGATCCGCTCGATCGCAGTCTCGCCCGAGCACAAAGGGAAAGGCGCCGGCCGCGTGCTGATCGAGGCTCTGCTCGAGGAAGCCGAGCACCACAAGATCCGGTGCGTGTGCCTGTTCACACGTATTCCGGAATTCTTCGCTAAGTTCGGATTTGACTATGCGAGCAGAGAAGTACTGCCCGACAAGATCTACAAGGATTGTCTGAAGTGCCCGCGACTCCACGCGTGCGATGAAGTCGCCATGTATCGGGGATCGCTACCAAAGGTGGCGCCGGTGAAACTTGAGGATATTCAAGTGCCGCTGCACGCGTTGCGGGCTTGA
- a CDS encoding LysR substrate-binding domain-containing protein, whose product MDLFQLQTFIAVVQEGSFSRAAHKLNRSQPAISQTIRKLEEELGEALLDRSSRDGTLTDAGQVVFEYAQKLVNLRLEAQGALTELRELNRGRLSIAANEFTCLYLLPVLDEFRRLYPTIKIAVQRSLASRIPDELLNHNAELGVVSFRPNSPDLQSISVYSDQLTFIVHRKHPLAGQERVKIQQLGAEVFIAHNVQSPYRLKVIDAFRKSKTPLNMNVELPTIESIKKFVAMGNGVALLPRISVEEDLGTKLVNVPVPELQFERKLRIVYRKRSQLSHAAKAFLRVAQSFAHSREDYMYAVER is encoded by the coding sequence ATGGACCTCTTCCAACTCCAAACCTTCATTGCCGTCGTTCAGGAAGGCAGCTTTTCGCGCGCCGCGCACAAGCTGAACCGCAGCCAGCCGGCGATCAGCCAGACCATTCGTAAGCTCGAAGAGGAATTGGGTGAGGCGCTGCTCGATCGCTCGTCGCGCGACGGCACGCTTACGGATGCCGGACAAGTCGTATTCGAGTACGCGCAGAAACTCGTCAATTTGCGCTTGGAGGCTCAGGGAGCACTCACCGAACTCCGAGAGCTGAATCGAGGCCGCCTTAGTATCGCGGCGAACGAGTTCACGTGCCTATATCTCCTCCCGGTTCTGGATGAATTTCGGCGGTTATATCCAACCATCAAGATCGCTGTCCAGCGTTCGCTCGCGAGCCGGATTCCCGACGAATTGCTCAACCACAACGCTGAGCTTGGTGTGGTCTCATTCAGGCCCAATTCGCCGGATTTGCAATCGATCTCGGTCTATTCCGACCAGCTTACGTTCATTGTTCACCGCAAGCATCCGCTCGCAGGTCAGGAGCGAGTAAAGATCCAGCAGCTAGGAGCCGAAGTCTTCATCGCCCACAACGTACAGTCTCCATATCGGCTCAAGGTCATCGACGCGTTCCGCAAATCGAAGACGCCGCTCAACATGAATGTCGAGCTGCCGACGATTGAATCGATCAAGAAATTTGTGGCGATGGGAAATGGAGTCGCGCTTCTGCCGCGCATTTCTGTTGAGGAAGATCTTGGAACGAAGCTTGTCAACGTTCCCGTTCCGGAACTGCAGTTCGAGCGCAAGCTGCGTATCGTCTATCGCAAGCGCTCGCAGCTTTCGCATGCCGCGAAGGCCTTCCTGCGAGTGGCGCAGTCATTCGCGCACTCGCGTGAGGACTACATGTACGCGGTGGAGCGCTAG